Below is a window of Mycobacterium dioxanotrophicus DNA.
GAAGTAAACTGGGCAAATTATGGCGTCGGCGAACGCGCATGGCGGCGAATGGGGATATTGGCCTCATCCGGTGCATATGCGTGATCACTGCCTGAGTCGCCGGCAGGCACGGCAGATGAGTCGTCGATTCGCGGACGTCGGTGTCGGGATCGCCGCAGCCCGTCTTCGCGAGATCGCCACCGGCGCCCCCGCCTCCGAAGCGGAGTTGACCGACGTCGAGTTCGCCGTCTGGGCAAGCGAGTTCAAGCATGACGAATTCTTGGCCAAGTTCGAGCGGGCCAAGCGGGAGTGTCTGAAAGGACTCGTCGTCGTCGTCATGGCTGTCGTCATGCTGGCGTTCCTGTTGTCCGCGGTCGTGTGCGTGTTGAGCGCGACGTTGCACACCACACCGTTCAACAACGGTCAGATGTGGCAGCCGGTCATCCCCTCCTTACTTGAACCGGCCGGCGAAACCCCGCAGTGGTAGATCCGCGCTCGTGACCAGGCCGGGCGCAGCGGCGACGACCGATTTGATGGCATTGAGCGCAGGCAGACCGGTGACCGTCATCCCGATCGATGCGAAGCTGCTGGGGTCGGACAGGTCCACTCCCGGTTTCGGGAAGATCATGTGCTTGTTGTAGACGCACGGGTCACCCATGATCTGAGTGATGTAGCAGCCCTTGATATCCCAACTGGGGTCGGTGTGCGGGGTCATCTGCCACTCGAGATGCGTTTCGATCTTGGGCTCACCGTCGACCAGACCTTGGTATGTGATGTAGCTGCCGCCGAGTGAGCCCTTGGGCAGCCGATACCAGCCGAGGTCGACGTCCTTGGTGCACGCGCCGAGTTCGTAGCTGAACGTGACCTCGTCCAGTGGCATGTCGAAGCAGTCTGCCATCAACAGCACACTGTCGGCGAACACCCGGGTGTATTTCTCCAGCATGCCGGGCAGGCGTGGATCATCAACCGGCAGACCGTAACCCACCTCTTTCCAGGTATCCGCCGAGTGGTGGCACGACACGTCGACGGATTCGATGGTCGTGACATTGGTGATCTCGGCGACGTCGGCAGAGCACACCACCCCGAGAATCTGGTTCAGGCCGGGATTCATGCCGGTGCCGTAGAACGTCGCACCACCCTTCGCGCAAGCCTCCGCGAGCAGCTCCGAGACCTTCCTGCCCGAGGCATGCGGATGGTTGGTGTCGCGGTGCCAACCGGTGATCCAGTCCGCTGTGGTGACGATGTTGATGCCCGCCTCGAGAACTTTCACGTAGAGGTCCTCGTCGGGGAATACGCCGTGGAATGTGACGACATCCGGTCTGGCGGCGATGATTTCGTCGATCGATCCGGTGGCGATCACCCCGTTGGGTGCCAGCCCGGCGATCTCACCGGCATCCCTACCGATCTTTTCCGGTGTGTAGCAATGCAACCCGATCAGCGTCAGGTCGGGGTGAGCGGCGATGCGCTTGATCATCTCGGTGCCCACATTGCCGGTGGCCACCTGGAAGACGCGGATGGTCATGTGATCTCAGCCTTTCGTGGCAAGGTCCGCGGCGCTGCCGCCCAGACCGTCCGGATAAAACTGCATCGCCCACTTGCGGATCGCGGTGAAGCCCTCGTACTCGGCGGCGGCCAGGGCCGGCGGATCCGAATACCGTTGGTGCGACCAGATGTGGATGTCCTGAGTGAACTGCCGGATGACTTCGTCGCCGAACAGTTGAGCCCGCGCGGCGATCTTCTCGTCGTCGCGGCCGGGGGTCCGGCCGATGTAGACCATGAAGCGCACGTCGGAGGTCCGGTCGTCGACGGGCGTGACCGCCGAGATGGTGCGGTTGTCGATCATGCCCCAGCTCTTGGTCACCGCTATGCCCAGCCCGCCGTTGATGGCCTCGACGCCGCTGGTGACGTCCTCGATCTTCTGCGCATCGTCACCTTCGAAGGTGATGGTGAAATCGACGTAAGACCAAGGGTCGGCGAAGTCGTGCCGCGTGAACACCGGGACAATAGGAGTCTGGTGCACGAACTTGAAATGGGCGAAGTCAACGCCGTTTTCGAGCACGTACTGCGGATGAAGCTCCAGGTCCTGACGGAACAACCGCTGCTGCGGGTAGTAGTCGGCGTCGGTCTTCGCACCGAAGTCGGCGAAGATGTCGGGCACCTCGAAGTACGGGTCGCGGCCTTGGACGTCATGCCACATGTAGACCGACGCATTGCGTTCGGCCACCGGGTAGGTGCGCATGCGGCGGCCGCGGTTGGGACGGTCCTGGTACGGGATACACACATTGCGGCCTTCGTGGTTCCACTGCCAGCCGTGGAACGGGCATTGGATGACCTCGCCTTCGACGTGTCCGCCATAGCCAAGGTGTGCGCCGAGGTGTTCGCAGTAGGCGTCCATCACCGTCAACTGTCCGGATTGCGCACGCCAGGCGACCATTTCGCGATCGAAGTACTTCATCCGGTGCACCTCGCCCGCACCGATCTCGTCCGACCACGCCACCTGGAACCAGCCCGTCGGCTTCATCGACAACGGCGGTTTTGCCATGGCTCGAGAATCACAGAGGGTTCTATCAAAGTCAATACTCGCGTAGCATCCCGGAAATGACCGAGCGGCGCACCAACCGGCGTGGCCAGGCAAGCCGCGAGAGCATGCTGGACGCCGCGGTCCATGCGCTCGCCTCGGGTGCGCCGGGCTCGGTATCGGGCAACCGCATCGCCAAGGATGCGGGTGCCACGTGGGGCACGGTCAAGTACCAGTTCGGCGACATCGACGGCCTCTGGGCGGCGGTGTTGCGCCACACCGCCGAACGCCGGGGGCAGATGCCATCGCACGCTGTGCCGCACGGCACGCTGGCCGAGCGCGTCACCGGCATCCTCGATGTCATGTACGACGGACTGACCGCCACGGATTCTCGCGCGATCGAGAATCTGCGCGCAGCCCTGCCCCGGGACAGAGCTGAGTTGGAACGCCTCTATCCGCAGACCGCTGCCGAGCTCGCGTCGTGGCAGCGGACATGGATCGAGGACTGCCAGAAGGCATTTGCCGATCTGGACGTCGATCCGGCCCGGGTGCGGGAGGTGGCGCTGTTCATCCCGGGCGCCATGCGCGGCATCACCTCAGAACGGCAGCTGGGCACCTACATCGACCTCGACGAGGCGCGCCGCGGCCTGTCCAAGGCGATCGTCGCGTACCTGGAGAATTCGCAGACCCGTTAGCCCCGCAGCGCACCAACCACCACGCGCTGCAACTGCTCCCCCACCCGGTCCAGCGGGTCGGCGCTGCGCTCGGCACGACACATCGCCACCGCGCCCTCGACCGCGGCGACGATCAATGTGGCTGTCCCCATGGCCTGTTCGCGGTCACAGCCGTTATCTCGCAGGGCCGCCGCGAGGATGGACACCCAGTTGCTGAACGCGAAGACCGCCGCTTCCCGCGGTGCGCCATCTTCGTCGGGCACGTCATCGACACACACGGCCAGGACCGGACATCCGGCCCGGAACTCGCTGTCCACCAGGATTTTGCGCCACATGCCGAGGAATGCCCGCAGTCCTTCCTGCGGACCGGCAGCCATCGCGTGGACAAGTGCGCGCGCGGTGATGTCATCGGCCCAGCGCACGGCTTCGGCGGCGAGCTGATACTTCCCGCCGGGAAAGTAGTGGTAGGTCGAGCCCAGGGGGGCGCCGGCGTGCTTGGCCAGCTCACGCACACTTGCAGCGTTCAGGCCGCGGCGCCTGAGCATGTCGGCCGTGCCCGCTATCAGGCGCCCTCGTGCATCGAGCCCGTCGACCATGCGTCGCACCCCTCACTATGACGACCGTTTAGCGCAGATTACCTGCAGCTATAACGGTCGTCATAAGCGACACGCGGGTCAGTCGAACGCCACGCTGAAGTACTGCGTCTCCTGGAATTCGTGCAGGCCCTCCCGAGCGCCCTCGCGTCCGAGACCACTCTGCTTCATCCCGCCGAACGGTGCCGACGGGTCCGACACGATGCCCCGGTTGATACCGACCATGCCGGCGTCGATGGACTCGGCCAGTCGCAGGGCATCCTGCAGACGGCCCGCGTAAACGTATGCCGCCAAACCGTATTCGGTGTCGTTCACCCAGCCCAGCAGCTCGTCCCGATCCTCCCACACCACCACCGGCGCGACGGGCCCGAAGATCTCGTCGGCGAGGATCGCCGCGTCGGGGGCGACCCCGGTGAGCAGGGTCGGCGCGACGTACCAACCATCGGCGGGCACGTGGGCCTGCGCGGCGATCGTGGCACCGTCGGCGACCGCAGCCTCGACCGCGCCACGCACGCGCTCAGCGGCCCGAGGGCTCACCAGCGGGCCGACCTGCGACGCCGGATCCGCCGCCGGGCCGACCCGCAGGGCGGCGACCTCGGCGCCGAAGCGCGCGACGAACTCGTCGACCACCGCGGCGTGCACATAGAACCGGTTGGCCGCGGTGCAGGCCTGCCCGCCACCGCGGAACTTGGCGATCATCGCGCCTTGCACGGCGGCCTCGATGTCGGCGTCGGCCGTCACCACGAACGGGGCGTTGCCGCCGAGTTCCATGCTGGCCTTGACAATTCGATCGGCGGCCTGCTTGAGCAGCACCCGGCCGACGCCCGTGGACCCGGTGAACGAGATCTTGCGGACCCGCTCGTCGGCGAGCCAGGCCGACACCACAGCCCCGGCGTCGGTGGTGGGCACCACGTTGACGACACCCTCGGGTACACCCGCGTCGGACAGGATCCGCGCGATCGCCAATGCGGTCAACGGGGTTTCGGCGGCAGGCTTGAGCACCACGGTGCAGCCCGCGGCCAGCGCGGGGGCGATCTTGCGGGTTGCCATGGCGGCCGGGAAGTTCCACGGCGTCACCAGTGCGGCCACCCCGACCGGCTTGTGCGTCACCAAGGTGCGCGCAGCGCCCGCCGGGCTGATTCCGTAGCCGCCGTCGGTACGCACGGCCTCCTCGCTGAACCAGCGGAAGAACTCGGCGGCGTACATCACCTCGGCGCGGGCGTCGGTCTGCGGCTTGCCGTTCTCGGCGCAGATCAGCGCGACCAGACGGTCGGCATCGGCGATCATGAGATCGTATGCGCAGCGCAGGATTTCGCTGCGGTTGCGCGGCGCCATGGCAGCCCAGGAACGAAAGGCCCGGTGTGCGGCGTCGACTGCGGCCGTGGCGTCGGCCACCGTACCGTCGGACACATCGGCGATGACGGAGCCGTTCGCCGGGTCGTGCACCTCGAAGGTCGTTGCGGTGCCGTGCGCCCGGCCGTCGATCAGGATGCCGTGTTTGGCGTCGAGTTCGGCGATGGCTTTCTGGTAGTTCACGGTCGGCTCCCTAGGGGTAGAGCCCGCGCAGCTGCGCGGCCTGGGCGACGCGTTCCACGGCCAGGCAGGTGGCCGCGGTACGCAGGGGAAGATTCAATTTGGCGGCGTGCGCGCAGACCTCGTCCCACGCGGTGAGCATGCGCTCGGCCAGCCGTGACTCGACCTCGTCGGCCCGCCACCAGTACGCCTGATTGGCCTGCACCCATTCGAAGTACGAGACGATGACACCGCCGGCGTTGGCCAGGATGTCCGGCACCACAAGGCGACCCGCGTCGTTCAGCACCAGGTCGGCCTCGGGCGTGGTGGGGCCGTTGGCGCCCTCGACCACAACCTGCGCCCGGATCTTGTGCGCGTTGGCAGCGGTGATCACACCTTCGATGGCGGCGGGCACCAGCAGGTCGACGTCGCTCTCCAACAGGTCGGCGCCCGAGATCTCGACCCCGCCGGGGAAACCGACCACCGAACCGGTGGCGGCGACGTGGTCTTCGAGGGCAGGCACGTCGAGTCCCGTGGCATTGGCGACGGCACCGTACTGATCGGACACCGCGACCACCCGGACACCCTCGTCGAAGAGGAACCGGGCGGCATGCCGGCCGACCTTGCCGAAACCCTGGACCGCCGCGGATGATCCGTCGACCGTGATACCGCGCGAGCGCATCGCGGCCAGCGCCACGTGCACCACACCGCGGGAGGTCGCGGTGGCCCGGCCCAGGGAGCCGCCGAGGCTCACGGGCTTGCCGGTGGTGACGCCAAGGACGGTGTGGCCCTTCTGCACCGAGTAGGTGTCCATGAGCCAGGCCATGGTGTTCTCGTCGGTGCCCACGTCAGGCGCCGGGATGTCGTGGGCCGGGCCGATCAGCGGGCTGATCTCGCTGGTGTAGCGCCGCGTGACGCGCTCGAGTTCAGCGGTGCTGTATTGCCGCGGGTCGATGCGGACCCCGCCCTTGGCGCCGCCGTAGGGCACGTCGAGCAGGGCGCACTTCCACG
It encodes the following:
- a CDS encoding TetR/AcrR family transcriptional regulator; translated protein: MTERRTNRRGQASRESMLDAAVHALASGAPGSVSGNRIAKDAGATWGTVKYQFGDIDGLWAAVLRHTAERRGQMPSHAVPHGTLAERVTGILDVMYDGLTATDSRAIENLRAALPRDRAELERLYPQTAAELASWQRTWIEDCQKAFADLDVDPARVREVALFIPGAMRGITSERQLGTYIDLDEARRGLSKAIVAYLENSQTR
- a CDS encoding TetR/AcrR family transcriptional regulator, whose product is MVDGLDARGRLIAGTADMLRRRGLNAASVRELAKHAGAPLGSTYHYFPGGKYQLAAEAVRWADDITARALVHAMAAGPQEGLRAFLGMWRKILVDSEFRAGCPVLAVCVDDVPDEDGAPREAAVFAFSNWVSILAAALRDNGCDREQAMGTATLIVAAVEGAVAMCRAERSADPLDRVGEQLQRVVVGALRG
- a CDS encoding Rieske 2Fe-2S domain-containing protein, whose amino-acid sequence is MAKPPLSMKPTGWFQVAWSDEIGAGEVHRMKYFDREMVAWRAQSGQLTVMDAYCEHLGAHLGYGGHVEGEVIQCPFHGWQWNHEGRNVCIPYQDRPNRGRRMRTYPVAERNASVYMWHDVQGRDPYFEVPDIFADFGAKTDADYYPQQRLFRQDLELHPQYVLENGVDFAHFKFVHQTPIVPVFTRHDFADPWSYVDFTITFEGDDAQKIEDVTSGVEAINGGLGIAVTKSWGMIDNRTISAVTPVDDRTSDVRFMVYIGRTPGRDDEKIAARAQLFGDEVIRQFTQDIHIWSHQRYSDPPALAAAEYEGFTAIRKWAMQFYPDGLGGSAADLATKG
- a CDS encoding NAD-dependent succinate-semialdehyde dehydrogenase, which produces MNYQKAIAELDAKHGILIDGRAHGTATTFEVHDPANGSVIADVSDGTVADATAAVDAAHRAFRSWAAMAPRNRSEILRCAYDLMIADADRLVALICAENGKPQTDARAEVMYAAEFFRWFSEEAVRTDGGYGISPAGAARTLVTHKPVGVAALVTPWNFPAAMATRKIAPALAAGCTVVLKPAAETPLTALAIARILSDAGVPEGVVNVVPTTDAGAVVSAWLADERVRKISFTGSTGVGRVLLKQAADRIVKASMELGGNAPFVVTADADIEAAVQGAMIAKFRGGGQACTAANRFYVHAAVVDEFVARFGAEVAALRVGPAADPASQVGPLVSPRAAERVRGAVEAAVADGATIAAQAHVPADGWYVAPTLLTGVAPDAAILADEIFGPVAPVVVWEDRDELLGWVNDTEYGLAAYVYAGRLQDALRLAESIDAGMVGINRGIVSDPSAPFGGMKQSGLGREGAREGLHEFQETQYFSVAFD
- a CDS encoding NAD(P)H-dependent amine dehydrogenase family protein; the encoded protein is MTIRVFQVATGNVGTEMIKRIAAHPDLTLIGLHCYTPEKIGRDAGEIAGLAPNGVIATGSIDEIIAARPDVVTFHGVFPDEDLYVKVLEAGINIVTTADWITGWHRDTNHPHASGRKVSELLAEACAKGGATFYGTGMNPGLNQILGVVCSADVAEITNVTTIESVDVSCHHSADTWKEVGYGLPVDDPRLPGMLEKYTRVFADSVLLMADCFDMPLDEVTFSYELGACTKDVDLGWYRLPKGSLGGSYITYQGLVDGEPKIETHLEWQMTPHTDPSWDIKGCYITQIMGDPCVYNKHMIFPKPGVDLSDPSSFASIGMTVTGLPALNAIKSVVAAAPGLVTSADLPLRGFAGRFK
- a CDS encoding Glu/Leu/Phe/Val family dehydrogenase; the encoded protein is MTIATEVPQAPAPEAPVALNPLDDARSQLREATTILGYDDGVYNVLATPRREVTVGIPLRRANGDIELLIGHRVQHNVSRGPAKGGLRYSPDVTLDEVRALAMWMTWKCALLDVPYGGAKGGVRIDPRQYSTAELERVTRRYTSEISPLIGPAHDIPAPDVGTDENTMAWLMDTYSVQKGHTVLGVTTGKPVSLGGSLGRATATSRGVVHVALAAMRSRGITVDGSSAAVQGFGKVGRHAARFLFDEGVRVVAVSDQYGAVANATGLDVPALEDHVAATGSVVGFPGGVEISGADLLESDVDLLVPAAIEGVITAANAHKIRAQVVVEGANGPTTPEADLVLNDAGRLVVPDILANAGGVIVSYFEWVQANQAYWWRADEVESRLAERMLTAWDEVCAHAAKLNLPLRTAATCLAVERVAQAAQLRGLYP